The sequence AGAGGATTTGAGTGGtgacatcttttttcttttttttttttttttttcaagtgagcaACCTTAGTTATGTTACCCATCAGAGCAATGTTATTTGTCAATACAATGAACTTGACTGTGatacttttgtttttgtttcaaaaatgaaCTGCATATCATGCTCAGATAAAAACAGATTAGACAAGAACctcatttttttaaggaatataATTTTACCAGATTTCAGTGGCTACTTTTCAGTAATATTGAATTCTGTTGTCTtcaatcttaaaaacaaaactgtaagGCATCGAATTGAAATGGCAGCAAGGTGTTCAGTTTTGTGATAATTACCTGCATCAGTAATAATTGAAAGAGACGCTGGTGATTTTTTGTTTCCTCCCCTTAATCTAGTCAGATCTCTTGTATTGAATTGTAGGTTTTCCAGTGGCTTGCTttggaaagctttattttaatggGCTGTTAGGACAGCATCTAGTCAGCAGCTGGCTAGTTAGACGTGGAACTCGGTGACTTAGGAAACACTACTGAGCCTTTTTCTGTCTAATTTTTCTCATAGGCATAATAAAGCAGTGAAGAGAAACTGAAGGAAGGAAGTATTACATGCCTTACTGAtcagaaaactttctgaagtatttGGACAAACTACGTATATATGTAGTAAAATCTAAAAAGGTAGGatatcttccttttctgttttattttaaaaaaaacctcatgacTACTGAAAACATCTCTCACAGCTCTCAGTGGGGttgcaaaagtaattttgtatGGTAAGGAGGAATGTGAAgcctaaaacattttattttaagtgaGTTCTGGGGAGTCTTACCACATTCTACTAGGCTTTTGATGAAGGCAGATTGCCTCCTAGTTCTTCACAAAGCTTCCCAATCCATTTAAAGGCTACTCGGTTCTATAAAACAGACCATGTAGGAGAAGACAGTAGCTCCTCATGATTTCAAGCTTTGCTGCAGTTTTGGCTTCTTTATTTTCCCAGATATTAAGTATTTCTCTAGGCATGTGGAGATTTCATGCTGTTCCCCCTGGAATGGAAGTCTACAACGAGTAGAGaatctttgcctttgttttcagtGTGAAAGCAACACATTAAGTGACGTGCAATTCACAAATACAAAATCTGCTGGCTGAAAATAGCACCGGTATCATCTGTAAAGACACTGGTTTGTCACTTTGTTCGGCATTACATGAAAGGCGttaaaatggaaagcaaacatTTGCCTTTGAACTTGTAGTATGATGTTTTTGCTTCAGGTACAATTCAAGTAAACAGAAACTATATATTTcacagtggcagccagaactatGTTCAGTTACAGTTCAGAACAAGCACAGCTCAACTGTCTGCTAAAGTCTTTGCTTTCAGAATTCAGAGAATCTTGATATAAAATTGAGATTCTGACATCCAGAGGTATAATCCTCAAATTTTCACTTAAATCTTAAATTCTCCAAAGTATGCAAGTGTTTGCATTCTCACCTGTGAAGTTCCTTATTCAGTTAAGTTCTCCGTATTTCTGGAATTGCTTCCAGGCTTTTTTGGGGATCAAGCCATACAGATTCAGTAGAAAGctgctttatttctctctgttgttttaATAGGTTGAAAGTGCGTGGAGAGGATGGGTTATGACATCGAGCGTTTCGTTGGCTACGTTAATGAAGGGCTATTGTGCTCCATCTGCCGTGATGTGTTGGAAGATCCATTACAGGCTCCTTGTGAACACGCTTTCTGTACTGCTTGTATACATGGGTGGCTTGTTCATCACAGTAACTGCCCTGAAGACAGACAAATGATTGACGTATCTTTGCTACGACCTCTCTACAGGTATACAGTAATCTTGCCGTATGTTTAAATTACATGAACTTCTCAACTTTTCTTGCACAGCTTCATCTCTTGTCATTTACTGTCACTCAAATTGTCTTTATCCGATATGCCTATGGCAGAAACTGATCACTTGCATGAAAGCATTAGCATTTTCTATTTATTATAACTAACTTTCAAGGTATTAATATTTCAAAGTGGAAAGAACCTTTAGTTTGTTTTCTACCTTTTTATATCTTGAATGCTGATTCTAGATCTCTGTCTGGATATTATGTTGAATGTCTTCTCCAGCACCAGAACTTTCCCGTACTTTTTTTGGAGAAAGCAGGGAAAGCAACTCTTGACAGCAACAATCACTAAACACAGCgtagattttgtttttctgttcagtcTTACCTAGATACTGTAGTGGGATTCGTAATGAATAATTCCTGTCAATAGGAGGCCTTCAGATCCTTGCTTTAGAAAGGTCTTTAGCCATAAGAATATCTGACTTGAGCCGCCTTGTCATGTAAAGCAGGCTGTTTTCACAAGTGTTTTCCTTAATTCCTTGCCAGCACACAGTTTGGTCAGCAGACACCGCTTGCTGTTTAACCCCTGCGTTGTCTAATCTTGCTCAGATTAACAGTTATGTTTGCATTTAAAACCTTCAGCCACGGGTGTTAAATTAACTCCATTAGTACTCCCAGTATTTTTGTCACTAATAAGATTTTACTGTGTGGAAAGTTGGAGTATAGTGTAGCCAGAACCCTAGAGTTTAATTTATGGGCTGTTTTGTCTGTACTCACTGGAGTCAGTTTGGTTGTCATGTTTACAAACACAAAACTTAAATGATGAATGAGTAGCTCTAGTGTTTGTTTTTGGTAATATCTGCTGAGCTAGTGAAAGGTCAGGGTTAAAAATTTAttcaaaaataaagatttcatttGCACATTTAATTTTGGAGACTGGATTTCCCATTAACGTTGTTTCCTTTAAACCTGTTCTTTTCCAGTATGGTCACTTGcgttctgaaaaaaaagaaaaaaaaaaaaagaaaaattacagtgaTTATTCACAATTTTTCCTAATGGAGATTAGAATCATACTGTTTTGTGCCCAAAagctgaaaatacacatttttcaatAATGTTCCCAGATTTAAggacaaattattttttgttgcacGTAGATACATGAAAAATGATTTAAACCGTCTTCAGCTACATTGCAAAAACAGAGAGTATGGCTGTGAAATGGTTTGTTCTCTGGAGTCTATAGACAGGCATGAAAGGGAGTGTGAATACAGTCAGATACCTTGCTCCAATGCTGGTGAGTAACATTAAAAGAAGTTGAATCCTTTATATTCAGGAAACATGTATTTGTCATCTTTCTGTCAACAGAATGGCAATCATggctattgtttccaaacagaaatTCAAAGCTTTAGCCCAATCCAGTTTTTACAGCAGTCTTTTTGAACAAAATTTGTTACCGATTTATGACAATCACGACAATTAGCTACAATTTCTTATGCAGGAGCTAATCAAAATGAATGAGAATGCTGGATTTCAAATTTGTGAAATTACAGTAGTgcgtttgttttgctttctgtcaaGTTATGAGTTTGTCTTTCAGTTTTGACTGTTCATTTTGATATTTAAACCAATGCAATAGCACCTACAGAGTGCTTATGGGTCAGAGTAAAAAGTCTGGCTCCCTGGTGCACGTGCTCACTCTGTCTTGTGGTGTTAACAAAATGCATCTTGAAAATGAGAATTGTTTTAAGCTAAAATAGAATTGGTGTGTTTGTATTAAggtctttatttaaaagaaacctAGACCTCCTGAGGAAGAAACATATTGCTAAAAAGAAACATCCTGTTAAAATTTCTCAGTCCGTTCTATTCAAAATGTCGTATGTTCCCagacaaagttaatttctaattAATGATGCTGAGGTCATAGTCAAGTCTGGCATCGTAATTAATTATAACAAGATAAAGGTGCTAGAATTGCTCCCCTGGAAGTTATAATTTCTCTCAGCAGTAAGTGACTCCTCCAGATGCTTCAGATTCACCTGTTTTACTTTCTATGGAAACAGCAGCGTTATAGATTCTCACACCTTCTCTCTGATGTTCAGGGTGTGAGGGCTCTTACCTCTCTTGAACTCTTCCTCAAGAGAACATCAGAGTGTATTCTGAGTATCTCCAATTACAAATCATTATATTTATTAGTAAAGCCCTTCTAGAGGGCTGTCTTTTGTAACTTTCTGGTAAAAGCGCTGTTTCTTGCCAAACCATTGTTGGCAAGTTTCATTGCTCCGTTGTTTCAGTTCTCGTACCTCTATTTTATCTTCAAATGAATTGGAAGGAGCCATAGTATATATTACATCAGTGACTCAAACATTAAAAGTAAAGACTACAAACTTCAGAGTTTAGAGTCTTAAACGTAGCAATAATTTATGTAATGTTCGTTTTCAGTTCTGCATGTTTTACGCTACAGACTTGTAAAGCTTTTGTCCTAGAATTTTTGTGGAAATGTTTCTACTTTTGCATCAGATATTAAGTGTTCACACATAAATGTTCTTGTTTATGTGGCCTAGTATGTTATACACAGGACCAACCAGTGTTTAGGAAAACAAGGTTACATTCTATCTCACCTACAATTTTACTACGTGtccttggaatttttttctaaatttgataCATAATGGGCGTTTTTTACACACGTGCATTCTGTTTCCATTCTAGTCATTGCAGTCTGAAGGTGCTTTAATGCCAGACCAGTGGCGGAAGACTTCACAGAAAATACCTACTTTTTATACGTGTTTTCAATTAACGGATAAATACATTCATCAGACTTTTTAAGAGTGTTTTATTACTAGCGTGTTGTAACTATCTGTTAAAACTGTTTTGTATACTAAAGAAATCACCTTTTTTCATGGCTTTAACAGATTGACAGTTGGTTAGCTCAAGACATTGCAGTTTGTTTGCTTGAGTGTTTTTGTTTGGAGTtagttaaaaaagtaaaatacttctGTTAGTTGTAAATGGCTGGTTTTACGTTACTGTTCCCTCTTCAGGTTGTACAGTTCAGATTGAACGACGCAACTTAGATGGTCACCTGGCAGTGTGTGAATATCGGAGCCGGGAGTGCCCCAATGGTTGTGGTTACACAATTCTCAGCGCAGAAGACACACAGCACAATTGTGTAGCAGAGCTAAGAACCGAGCTAGAACTACTTCGGTAcaaatcttctgtttctttgatttttgtgttAGTCTGGGCCTAAAATAACTGCATAAAGCACTTCAAATACTAGCACCGGATTCCGGCATGTGTTAAATAGTCTGTTATTTACTTGATACTAATGAGCCAGAGTATTATTACGTGTCAGCATAGA comes from Numenius arquata chromosome 3, bNumArq3.hap1.1, whole genome shotgun sequence and encodes:
- the LOC141463240 gene encoding RING finger protein 151-like, which encodes MGYDIERFVGYVNEGLLCSICRDVLEDPLQAPCEHAFCTACIHGWLVHHSNCPEDRQMIDVSLLRPLYRYMKNDLNRLQLHCKNREYGCEMVCSLESIDRHERECEYSQIPCSNAGCTVQIERRNLDGHLAVCEYRSRECPNGCGYTILSAEDTQHNCVAELRTELELLRSEMICRVEEAKHEMESRLDSQRRHMVQKESILQNEIEELKSQMSRMMSDVRSLMAAERQHRQELEQAELEKRELMELLRGLQKDCRLTTNEGSRKSTNFRPLARLESVKRKPREVTVI